AAGCTATATAAAATACTTAAAGTCTTAAGCAAAAAAAATGTGCAATGTATTAAACTTAATTTGAAATACATTGCAATCAATCTAACTTATTTTAGGGTATCTTTGGGCAGCTAACCTCAAAATTCTTATCGCTCTTTCAGGCTGAAGGGCATAAACTCTTCTCACCACTTCTTCTAATGGCGGCTTTCTTCTTAGTTCATTTTCGGTTTGCATTAACACAAATCTAAAATCGATTAAGGCTGCTCTTTTTTCTTCTTCACTAAAGTAGATCGGCTTTAAATCATGCTCAACCACAAAATTTGTCATTTTAACCATAAGAGAATTGAACTTTTCCTTAGCAACCAGTTTCTCCTCATTTGTAGCAGATTTAGAATTTTTAATCAGGGAATATGACATAACAGCTTTATGAAGTATAATAAGCTCTTCATCAGGAAGACTCTTTAAAATCTCATTATCTAAGTTAAAATGTTCTTCATCCTTCAAATCTTTATTACTCGCTTTACCGCCTGAGCAACCTACCAGTGAAAATGTCAGTATAAATAAAACTACATATCGCATTAAAAACATAATCTAATAACCACGCAATTATTTAATAATTCGCTGAATTATAACATTATAAATTCAAATTCGCTAAATAAAAATAGATTTATATAGAAAATTTAATATTATTTTAAAATATTTTATAGTGTTTTTCATATTAGAAAACTTGACTACCAAACAAGCGGAAGCTTTATTAGTAATATATTTTAAATAATTTTTATGATCATAAGATGAGTAAAACCTCAATACTACCCAAATTAAAAAATGATTTAAGTTCCTATTTTGAAATTCTTACAAAAGTTGCTATAGCTGCTTTAGTAACCTCAGGATTAATAATTAATTATATATATGTATCCTTTCTCGGATTTAACCCGTATTTAATACCGTTTACTTTATCGGATCACATTAATACTTCATTAAGTGTAGTATTTGAGCTTTTGATAGTTTATTTCTGTTTATTTATTCAACCCTTTTTTCTTTACAAGGAAACGGTAACCAGCGCCTTTCCTCATGTTAATAGTAGAAAAATCAAATTCGCTAAATATGTCTCTTTATTTTCTAAATTATTGCTTATTATATTAGCTGCATATTTTAGTTATAAAATATATACGCTTAATAAAAATTTTAATTTTAGCACCTATATATTTTATCCGATAATAATTGCTTTTGCCTCTTATTTGGTAATAGCTTACGCTTTAACTTTTATTACTGCTTTTAATCCGAAAATTAGATTAGGCCTAAGTTCCTCCTTTGCTTTTTTAGTCTTTGCTGTTTCCAAAGCTTTATGTATTTTTAATATGGATTCAGTAAATTTCGACCGTGAACTTTATTTAACAACAGTAGAAAACTCTGACGGTAAAGAATATACTCTTTTAAAATCTTTTGAAAAAGGTGAAGTTATCTATGAAACTGATAAGAAAAGAGTTGTTTTCTTAAAAGCAGATAAAACAGGAGTAATAATTCCTATGATAAAAGTTGAAGCTGATAATAATAAAATTTAAATATACTTCACTAAACCCTAAACTTAAGTGCTTCTTCCAGGTATTTTATTTCATCCTTCAACTCATCTTTCACAATTTCGGAGGATTCTTTTTCCATTTCCCGGATGGTTTCGGCAAGCCTGCTTTCAAACTGCTCAAAATTAATTTTATCTGCGCTTACAGCTTCATCAATTATAACCGTACAAAGTTCCGAGGTTACCTTAACCGTACCTGCCGAAACAATATATTTTTCGGTTATTGCCTCATCTTGATAAACATTAATTACTCCGGGAGTAATAGTAGTAATATAGTTCTCATGACCGAATAATACACCGAACTCTCCGCCTTCACCCGGAAGCACTGCCATAGTAACTTCCAAGTTAGCTAAGGTCTTTTCAGGAGAAATAATTTCAAGTCTAATTTTAGTCATCTACTATGCAGCCTCTAAAGCAAGTTTTTTAGCCTTCTCAATTGCCTCATCGATATTCCCTACCATATAAAAAGCAGCTTCCGGAAGATCGTCATACTCCCCTTCCACCAAACCTTTAAACCCTTGAATGGTATCTTTAAGCGCAACAAATTTTCCTGAAATACCGGTAAATACTTCCGCTACATGGAACGGTTGTGATAAAAATCTCTGAATTTTCCTAGCTCGAGCTACAATAAGTTTATCTTCTTCACTAAGCTCATCCATACCTAAAATCGCAATAATATCCTGTAACGACTTATAAGTCTGAAGAATTCTTTGTACTTCCCTCGCAATCTTGTAATGCTCTTCACCGATAATATCAGGGCTTAGCATTTGTGAGGTACTATCTAACGGGTCTACCGCCGGATAAATCCCTAGCTCGGCAATTTGTCTACTGAGTACAGTAGTCGCATCAAGGTGGGCGAATGAGGTAGCAGGCGCCGGATCAGTTAAGTCATCCGCCGGAACGTATACCGCCTGAACGGAAGTAATCGAACCTTTCTTGGTAGAGGTAATCCTTTCCTGCAATGTACCCATTTCGGTCGCAAGAGTCGGCTGATAACCTACAGCAGAAGGAATCCTCCCGAGGAGTGCAGAAACTTCGGAACCAGCTTGAGTAAATCGGAAAATATTATCAATAAAGAATAATACGTCCTGCCCTTCCTGGTCTCTAAAATATTCAGCTTGAGTAAGGCCGGTTAATGCTACTCTTGCCCTGGCTCCCGGCGGCTCGTTCATTTGGCCGTATACAAGTGCGACTTTAGAATTTTGCGGAGTTTCCAGATCAATAACTTTTGAGTCAATCATCTCATGGTAGAGGTCATTACCTTCTCTTGATCTTTCCCCCACCCCGGCAAACACTGAAAATCCGCCATGTGCTTTAGCAATATTATTAATCAGTTCCATGATAATTACGGTTTTACCGACCCCTGCTCCGCCGAATAAGCCGATTTTACCCCCCTTGGCATAAGGCGCTAAAAGATCAATAACTTTAATGCCGGTAGTTAGAATTTCATTTGCGGTAGATTGCTCGATTAATTCGGGAGCCGGTGCGTAAATGGAAGCTGATTGAGTTGATTTTATTTCACCTCGGTTATCGATTGGCTCACCGATAACATTCATAATACGACCTAAAACTTCTCTTCCAACCGGAATGGTGATGGGGCTTTCGGTATCAATAACTTCCTGTCCTCTGCTTAAACCGTCGGTGGAGTCCATAGCAATCGTCCGCACGGTATTTTCACCGATATGCTGAGCTACTTCCAGTATAAGCTCTTTGCCTTGGTTTTCACATTTCAGTGCATTTAAAATTCTAGGCAACCCTCGCTCGAATTTAACATCTACTACCGCACCGATTACTTGTTTTACAATTCCTTTATTTGCCATAACTCACATCATTTTTAAAGTTTTAGTATTTTTATTTATATAATTAAACCTGCTTCTTTTCCTCTGCTTTCTGACAGCCTATCTACAGCACTTTTTTCCTTATTAGCACCATAGTTTTTTGTAACTTTATCCAATCCTATAATATTATCTTTTCCTCCGCAGATTTCTAAAGCTCGATCTATAACCTCTTTACCTCTGTCATTTAACAGCTCTATAGCTTCAGAGATTATTTCTTCAGCCACACTTTCCTTTTTATTGGCAGCACGGCTTTCAATAGTTTCACTTACCCCTTTAACGTTAGCTTTTACTCCGCAGATTTCTAAAGCCTTACCTATCTCTTTCTCAACTTTATTTTCTAATAGGTCTCTTATCTTTATAATGGCTTGTATAGCATCCACCTTTCTAACTGAAGAAGGTTCATTAATAGAAGAGGGCACAGGCCCATAATTTAGAAACTCAAAATATTCGCGCGCTTCAATAATAAAACCACTTATTTTTGCAATCTCGGATGATTCCCTTCCTTTGTAAAAATAGGTTTCTATTTTTTTTAGTGCATCTGCAAGCTCTTCAAGTTCACCTATTGTTAAATGCTCCTTGCTTGTGCCGAGTTGTAAAAAATTTAAAACTTCTGAAGTTGCCATATAACCGCTCATAGAAGTATGGCTCGTAAGTGATTGGGCGCTTGTACTCAAAACTGTTGTAGGGGCATTTATAGATAATGTACGTAATGCTGCTCTTCTCATAATCTTCTCCTTTAAATTGCTTCCGCGCCTGATATGATTTCAATTAATTCTTTAGTAATATATGCTTGCCTTGTTCTATTATAAACAAGCTGTAATTTCTTAATCATCTCGCCCGAGTTTCTTGTGGCATTATCCATTGCAGTCATACGCGAAGCATGTTCACCGGCAAAACTCTCAAGCAATGCCTTATAAATTTGCACCTTCAAATTTTTCGGCAGTAAATCCAACAATATTTTTTCTTTATCCGGTTCGAATTCAAATTCATTAACAATCTTTTCTTCCTCTTCCTTCAGCTCTTCCTTTAAGAGCGGGATTAATTGCTGCTGAGTCGGAACTTGAGCTATTACCGATTTAAATTTATTATAATAAATATGACAAGAATCAACCTGATTATCATGAATTAAAGATAACGCTCTTTCAGCTATATCACAGGCTTCGGAGTATTTCACTCCCTTGCTTCCGATTCCGTCTTTATGAGCAATAATATATTTACCGTAATTTTTCTTTAAAAGTTCATATCCTTTTTTACCAATACAAATAATTTTGATGTCCTTACCTTGGGCAACGAGGTCATCTATAGCCTTTCTAACCGTCTTAATTATCGAAATATTGAAAGCTCCGCAAAGCCCTCTATCAGCTGTCACTACGATCATTAACTGCACTTTTTCTTCACTATTATTTTTAAGTAAAGATGTTTCTTCAAATTCTTCACATATTAACGAAGAAGCAGCAATTAATATGTTTTGCATTTTGTCTGCATAATGGACTGCGGCTTCAGATTTTTCTCTAGCTTTTTTAAGCTTAGAAGTAGATACCACTTTCATCGCCTTAGTAATCTTTTGCGTAGACTTAATGCTTTTTATTCTATTTTTTAGTGACTGTAATGACGGCATCTGTTTTCAACCCTTTTATGCAAACATTTTAGCACTTTGCTCAAGAAAAGCTCTAAGCTCGGCTTCCGTCTCTTCGCTAATCTTCTGTTCTTTTTTAATTTTATTTAAGATTTTCGGATTATTATTAAGCCCTCGGACTAATTCTTCCTCAAATCTTTTTACATCTTTTACTGGAATAGTATCAAAATACCCTTTAACGCCGGCAAAGATTATTGCGACTTGAGTTTCCACAGAATACGGCTTAAACTGAGCTTGTTTTAATAATTCCGTTAGCCTTGAACCACGCGCCAATAACTTTTGGGTTGAAGCATCGAGATCCGAACCGAATTGAGCAAAAGCTTCCATTTCACGATATTGAGCAAGCTCAAGTTTAACGCTTCCCGCAACTTGTTTCATCGCCTTAATTTGCGCGGCAGAACCTACTCTACTTACTGAAAGCCCTACATTTACCGCAGGCCTAACCCCTTTATAAAACAATTCTGTTTCAAGGAAAATCTGGCCGTCGGTAATAGAAATTACGTTAGTCGGTATATATGCCGAAACATCCCCGGCTTGTGTTTCAATAACCGGAAGCGCAGTCAAAGAACCTGCACCTTTCTCATCAGACATCTTAGCAGCACGCTCAAGTAAGCGCGAATGTAAGTAGAATACATCTCCGGGATAAGCTTCACGCCCCGGCGGACGCCTTAAAAGTAACGACATCTGACGATATGCAACAGCATGCTTAGATAAATCATCATATGCAATTAACGCATGCATAGCGTTATCTCTGAAATATTCACCCATTGCGCAGCCTGTATAGGGAGCTAAAAATGCCATCGGGGCAGCTTCCGACGCACTTGCTACAACTATAATTGAATAATCTAACGCACCTTCTTCTTCTAACTTTTTCACTATTTTAGCAACCGAAGAACGCTTTTGCCCAATTGCAACATATATACAGTAAATTTGCTTTGCCGTATCTTTTTCAATGTGAGCGGTCTTTTGATTTAAAATTGTATCCAAAACGAGAGCAGTTTTACCTGTCTGCCTATCACCGATAATTAATTCACGCTGCCCTCTTCCAATCGGAATTAAACTATCAATCGCTTTGATACCTGTTTGCACCGGCTCACTTACCGATTGCCTATCAATAATACCCGGTGCTTTAACTTCAACTCTTTTATATTCCACATCAGTAAGGGCACCTTTACCGTCCAGGGGATTTCCTAAGGCATCAACAACCCTACCGAGCAATCCTTTGCCGACCGGCACTTCAACAATTTTGCCGGTTCTTTTTACAATATCACCTTCATTAACTTGTCTATCTTCCCCGAAGATTACTATTCCGACACCGTCTTCACCCAAATTCAGCACCATCCCTTTAACACCGCTGCTAAACTCTACCATCTCAGAGGCTTGCACATTATCCAGGCCATAGGCAATCGCTACCCCGTCAGAAACCTTAACAACCTGCCCTACTTCACTTAGCTCAGCATCACTTTCAAAATTCGCAATTTGTTTTTTTAATACTTCTGATATTTCTGATGCGTTCATCAGTATCTCCTAATTTATTTTAATT
The endosymbiont of Acanthamoeba sp. UWC8 DNA segment above includes these coding regions:
- the atpC gene encoding ATP synthase F1 subunit epsilon yields the protein MTKIRLEIISPEKTLANLEVTMAVLPGEGGEFGVLFGHENYITTITPGVINVYQDEAITEKYIVSAGTVKVTSELCTVIIDEAVSADKINFEQFESRLAETIREMEKESSEIVKDELKDEIKYLEEALKFRV
- the atpD gene encoding F0F1 ATP synthase subunit beta, coding for MANKGIVKQVIGAVVDVKFERGLPRILNALKCENQGKELILEVAQHIGENTVRTIAMDSTDGLSRGQEVIDTESPITIPVGREVLGRIMNVIGEPIDNRGEIKSTQSASIYAPAPELIEQSTANEILTTGIKVIDLLAPYAKGGKIGLFGGAGVGKTVIIMELINNIAKAHGGFSVFAGVGERSREGNDLYHEMIDSKVIDLETPQNSKVALVYGQMNEPPGARARVALTGLTQAEYFRDQEGQDVLFFIDNIFRFTQAGSEVSALLGRIPSAVGYQPTLATEMGTLQERITSTKKGSITSVQAVYVPADDLTDPAPATSFAHLDATTVLSRQIAELGIYPAVDPLDSTSQMLSPDIIGEEHYKIAREVQRILQTYKSLQDIIAILGMDELSEEDKLIVARARKIQRFLSQPFHVAEVFTGISGKFVALKDTIQGFKGLVEGEYDDLPEAAFYMVGNIDEAIEKAKKLALEAA
- a CDS encoding F0F1 ATP synthase subunit gamma, with amino-acid sequence MPSLQSLKNRIKSIKSTQKITKAMKVVSTSKLKKAREKSEAAVHYADKMQNILIAASSLICEEFEETSLLKNNSEEKVQLMIVVTADRGLCGAFNISIIKTVRKAIDDLVAQGKDIKIICIGKKGYELLKKNYGKYIIAHKDGIGSKGVKYSEACDIAERALSLIHDNQVDSCHIYYNKFKSVIAQVPTQQQLIPLLKEELKEEEEKIVNEFEFEPDKEKILLDLLPKNLKVQIYKALLESFAGEHASRMTAMDNATRNSGEMIKKLQLVYNRTRQAYITKELIEIISGAEAI
- the atpA gene encoding F0F1 ATP synthase subunit alpha, with translation MNASEISEVLKKQIANFESDAELSEVGQVVKVSDGVAIAYGLDNVQASEMVEFSSGVKGMVLNLGEDGVGIVIFGEDRQVNEGDIVKRTGKIVEVPVGKGLLGRVVDALGNPLDGKGALTDVEYKRVEVKAPGIIDRQSVSEPVQTGIKAIDSLIPIGRGQRELIIGDRQTGKTALVLDTILNQKTAHIEKDTAKQIYCIYVAIGQKRSSVAKIVKKLEEEGALDYSIIVVASASEAAPMAFLAPYTGCAMGEYFRDNAMHALIAYDDLSKHAVAYRQMSLLLRRPPGREAYPGDVFYLHSRLLERAAKMSDEKGAGSLTALPVIETQAGDVSAYIPTNVISITDGQIFLETELFYKGVRPAVNVGLSVSRVGSAAQIKAMKQVAGSVKLELAQYREMEAFAQFGSDLDASTQKLLARGSRLTELLKQAQFKPYSVETQVAIIFAGVKGYFDTIPVKDVKRFEEELVRGLNNNPKILNKIKKEQKISEETEAELRAFLEQSAKMFA